The DNA sequence tttaaattgaattgtttaagttcttccaCTCCTGCTATTAAAATAAGCAtcttttttcccttgaaaaaaaGAGTTAAGCTACTTTTGTCATATTTAGCAATGAATAGACAAATGAATAATGAGTTTAACTAGTTTGaaacttttcaaagtaaaaatagagctaacattgattttttttttgtttaatccccattacctgtttcaccatcccccccacccacatcacctctggtaaccaccattttgttTTCCGTAGTTAAAGGgtctgctttttggtttgtctccttttccctttgttttgtttcttaaattccacatatgagtgaaatctatgctgtttgtcttttttttttttaagattttatttatttatttgacagagagagagactacgagagagggaacacaagcagggggagtgggagagggacaagcagactcccctctgagcagggagtctgatgtaggactccatcccaggaccttgggatcatgacctgagttgaaggcagatgacaactgagccacccaggtgccccactctttgtctttctattgaatatttttccatgtgtcaGGTGCTTACAGAAGTGCTTTAAATTAGTTACTTTAATTAATTGCTCAGTTAATTTTCCTAGCACCCTACTTGAGACAAGTATCTAAAAACCAAAAATTCTTAACAGTTTATGTAATTCATTAACACAACATGTATCTAataattggggggaaaaacaagATTTGAGTTCACTTTTGTCCAActgtaaaaattcattttttaatggctatCTTATATTTTCAATTACAGTTATACAGCCTTgggatttttaaaacactgaatgGTGATTCACAAAAATGTCACTTAAAATTAGATTGAAGTTAAATTTTTCGcaagttaaagaaataattagaaagatATGTGAGCCTTAGTCTGGCACAGAAAATTTATCTCCCCTGTTAGTCATACACTCTGGAgaagaaagtaaagagaaaggtCACAACATATGGAGCTGAGGACCTTCTGTCTTTATCATCCATTTCCCTACCAGTGAAGTTAGCTTCAGATATTTCTGAGAATTTCCCATCTCCCTGAAAAGTCAGGTTCTTAACTGTTTCCATAAAGCCTAACCATATTTCACTTCAACACTTCGATGTCGCTGGGTCCCATTTGCTATCACAAAACTGCCTTGGTTGACAACCTAAGGAAAGGACCATAGCAACTGGAGACACAATTTTCTCATCGACAAACTGAGACTTTTaaagggtccctgggtggctcagtggattaagcatctgccttcagcttaggtcatgatcccaggatcctgggatcaggctccctgctcagtggggagtccacttctccctctccctctgcctcacccctaccccccttgtgctttctctcaaataaataaaatatttaaaaaattaaaaaataaatggagacttctttttcaagatttattatttatttatttatttatttatttatttgacagagagaaagagcacaagtagacagggagagggagaagcaggttacCCATTGAGCggagagcccaaggcagggccgATTCCCCAACCctggataatgacctgagccttaaccgactgagacacccaggcaacACTAAATTGAGACTTTTAAGAAAAGTTATCTCTAATGGTCCTCAATCTGGGTGATTACTTACATAATAGAATACCAACACCCTATGCTTAGTTTAATTGTTTAATGACCAAATTAAGTGCCAAAAAAGAAGGCCTGAGAGGGAAAAGAGTCTGTAAGTGTAAAATCACTAGTGGTTCTTCTTTATAGATTACATTCTAATACGAACTTTTGTAAGgtcaaaaaaaaatgtggaaaaaatggGTTCCTCTTAACTAATATATGAGTAAGAAATATAATTGAGAGAATATGAAGGAATTAGAAGTAAGCATTTCAAAAAAGTGTGCATTAAGTTTATCAGAACACTTACATTCTAGATACATTCCTGAAAATCCTGTGTCTCTAAAACAattgaattgttttaaataaactatgtttttaaggaattttaactTTGTACATGTTTAAATTATCCTGTTGGAAGgtaaaatgggttaaagaccacTTAATTTCTCTACTTTCTAAATTCTGATTTTCACATATTAAACGTCGATGTGTGTGACTTATTTCTTAGTATCGATAAGaatattaaatgagttgataAATGCTAACCACACGGAATTAGGCCAAACAGTgctgaacacttaaaaaatgccagctatttttatttgcattattcTTAATATTATTGTCAGTGTTAGtgaaaaaattttagaactgagCGATGAccttttattcaaataaaacatttaaaaacaagttaTACAGAAAGGGCACAGTTCTTTTTAGAACAAGTCAgtcttcattcaacaaactgaaaaaaagtgaagagtagcccaattaaagaaaatctaatagAAAGTCTAAAGCTTTTAATATCAATGTGACAAGACAATGGCTTGGATTTTTATTCAAAGTAAAACACTAATCCGTTGTAGTTACCAAAAAAATCCTTGATCTATAAGAACATATCTTTGGGATGGTCCATCactaataatgataattaaactggcacagaaaaaaacccacattagGTGCCAATGATTGTCATcctcacatatatttttaaattatagactTATATTTGCATTTAGAATTATCATATTACCATCCACGTGAACTTAGGCACTTTACACATAATTGAGGCCCAGAGGTAAAGTCTCAGACATTTCTTAGATGTATTTGATTGTATTAAGTAGGACTATTTGATACTACTTGATTGCCTGGAAGGGAGTAGAAACCTAACCAggctttgttcctctttcttcaAGACTGATAAGCCATTGAGAACTCAATGaattcacctttttttaaaatcttattttatttaaattcaattagttaacaaaCACTTATATAGCAAACACATTCAGACCACCTAATTATCACAAGATATTGTTGtaagcatttcataaatattaacttGTTTCATATCTAAAACAAACTAATGAGTTGGGTCCTCTTACTCTCCAGAATTAGAAATAGAGTCACACGGTTTAGGTCAATTGTCCAAGCGGGGCGTGGCGAATACAGGAAGGGCATAGCATTCAAACTCAGGCAGCCCCAGTTCCAGAGTAGGAAGTTCTAGCAAAAACACGCTGCTGCCTTTGCTTGAGATTCACAGATGTGTGTTTGAGGGTGTATTTGACCATAACTTCAGTGGTCTGTAAAGGCTGCAACAGGCTGAACGGGGTTCTTTGAATCACACTGACTTTCCAGACATGGCCTGGGTGCTTGTAGAAAAGGTCAAGGTCTGCTGAAGTACAGTCACAGTTTGAATCGATTTGAAGAGAATTACAAGAAATGTCAGCAGGAGGAAGTTTGATTTATTTACGTTCTTGCATGTAATAAAgggtttattattgttattttcttaattttaacagCTTTAAGGTTTCACAACCCTTATCCAAGGCTTTCTTTGAGGCATTTTTCACCTCTTTGTTCCTTAGACTATAGATCAGGGGGTTCAACATTGGGATCACCACTGTGTAGAATACGGATGCCATTTTGTCTGTGTCCATGGAGTGATTTGATTTGGGCTGTAGGTACATAAAGATCAAGGTACCATAGAAAATAGTGACAGCCACCATATGGGAGCCGCAGGTGGAAATGGCCCTGCGTCGCCCCTGGGTAGAGCGGATCCTTCGGATGGCGGCAATGATAAAGATGTAGGACGTGAGGACAATGGAAGAGGAACAGATCATATCAAAACCAGCAAAGGCAAAGATCAGAATTTCCTTTATGTGTGTGTCTGAGCAGGACAGAGCCAAGAGAGGGAGGTCATCGCAGTAGAAATGGTTAATTACGTTGGGGCCACAGTAAGTTAGACGGAAGGTGATAATGGTATGGAACAGGGCAACCAGAAAGCTGTATATATATGGAACGGCCACTAATTGAATGCAGAGTTTTCTTGACATCAGGGTGGAATAGTGCAGGGGACTGCAGATGGCCACATAACGATCATAGGCCATGGAAGCCAAAAGGAAACACTCAGTGATCATGAAGGTGAGAAAACAGCCCAGTTGTGTTGCACAAGCATGGAAAGGAATAGTATTGCATTCCACAACAAAATTCACCATCATCTTTGGCGTGATAGCAGAGGAGTAGCAAAGGTCCACAAAGGCCAAGTGACTGAGGAAATAGTACATAGGTGTGTGGAGTCGAGCATCAATCCTGATTAGAATTATCAGCCCCAGGTTGCCCAGCACTGTGACCAGATAGATGATGAAAAATACCACAAAGCACGGGGCCTGAAGCACTGGCCGGTCTGTAACTCCCTTTAGAATGAACTCAGTGACATAAGTGATATTGACATCGGCCATTTATCCGGGTGAATTTTGCAGCAAGTTGAAGAATATAAATGACACTTCTCATGGCCCCTACCAGTGCAGGCAAAAGGTGATCGCTGATGTCTTCTTGCCTTGAATCATGCTGCCTTGTGGGCAAAAAGCACACCTTAGCTCTCTGATGATATGCGTTCTTACCTCAGGGAGAGGAGTCCCATACTCTAGGAATAGCCTTCTTGAAcgttgttttgctttgtaattttAGAGAATATGAAAGGGTGCAGATTAAAATTGCACTACGACCTGATAGAAAACACTTGAGACAACTAACACTAAGATTTAGCATTTTTGCTGCCACTATCTTTTCTTTGTATGCATAAATATGGCAACACAAAAATAGGTAACTCATAAATGAagctattttaatattaatattaaggtGGAATTTGGATTCCAAGTTCAAGAAACTTTTAAATCACCTAGAAACAAGATTACCTACAAACATTTGTTAAAGTGCTcctaaaataaagtatttatgaTTTTGTCTCTACTTACAACTCTCTGGATTATTTTATCAActcctctgattttttaaaagtaattttttctcGTATCCTCCAATCAGCTTCTACAGGTTGTTCTAAAGCAACCACTCTCTCAAAGTCTTACTAATTATTCTGTCATTTCCACATGTCTCTCAGTTTTGAGGGGAAGTCCTCAAAATCATTGACATAGTTCACCTAAAAATCTACTTAATAACCATTGTTATTTCTCGCTTCATTGCATCCTTCCTAAAGGGAGTTTTGCCTCAAACTTGACTGCGCATTGGAATCTCCTATGGAGCTTGCAACATCTCCATGCCCAGGCACCCCCTACCAATTTAATCAGAATGTCTGACCAGCATCCAGGCATCAGTATTTgtaaagctccccaggtggttCCAATATACAGACATGTTTGGGAATAAGTAGCCTAAAGAACAAATTCATGAGAATGGCAAGTTGAGATCAGCcatattttcaaactttcttttatttctcttttggtgTTGTTTGCCTGACTTATGGCTGAATCAGTTGGGGTGCCAGTGACTCCACCATGCCAGCGGAATTCAAGTTGAAGTATGGCTATTTCTATTCGCATGAAAAAGACTCACCAAGGGTTATGTGGACAAGAATAGtttgaagaaaattaattttcaaatcctccatttttttaaatctgttcctTTCTGAAAATCATTTGTCTAAGAAGGCATCTGTgctcttggttttttgtttgtttttgtttttgtcttccctTTTCAAAATTCACACTTCACACAGTCTACAAATGCAAGGCATATCTCTCACTCATCTGGAATCGTGTTAAGATTCCTTGCTCCAACATTTGGGCATTTAGATAATTCTTTTCATATGACCCTATAAATATACCCCCAtctcattaacaaaataaattgcaAATGAAAGTTAAATCTATAGTGAATAATTATTCACCAACATTGGAAGTATATAggttattttaatcatttaattgcAATTAtaactcaaaatattttactaCTATAACATATAAAAGCTATAGAACCTATCATTACAAGAATAAAATTCCAATCAGTATGTGTGCAAGCATTTGAGTTTTAGGGGAGTAAGGCAAAATAACCAGGGAAACagtttccataataaaatgtattatattagGTTTACCTTTTCTTTTGGTGGAAATTGAATGGACAAATGAATtcaagaaccaaaaaaaaaaaaaaaaatgctctatacTATCCAATTTTACAAGGGAGTCTCTGTATTTTCAACGGATGATGGTAATTATTGATTACCATAATATTACACTATTTTTGATACATTTAACTTTaggcatatatgtgtgtatgtatacatatatatgtatatataaattcatatatatattcatataaatttacacatatatatatgaatgccaatatttataatatgaaaagtTACATCTTTTGTACCTATTTAAACAATTGGTGGAAAATGTTAGATGTTTACTTAACTATGTATAATGAGgcaaatacttgttattttctgttatttgagTACCAGAATTTATCAGTAGTGATCATTTTTAGTCCATTCTGGTAGTTGTATACTATTTCTAACAATGAGCAActtcatttatttggttttccATCAGTCTTTGTAGATTCCATTTTGCCCTTCTAGGTTCTCAAAACATAGTTGCCGAGCACATTAAATCTCTCCTTTGCACTAATTCTTAAACAGTTTTCTTCACTTATTAAGGATTGGGGACATAACTCTGATGTGTCTACACTCTTTGACAATTAACACAATGGCAAAGCTTTGCGCAGAAAAAGAGTTCAAtaaataaggaagaaggaaagagtcaTTGGTAAACCTCTTCTCTCCTATTCCCTGCTCTATTAGTCAAGCTATTCCCTGATTTACTCACTGCCTAGTCTTATCCAGGTCCTGCTCCCTGCTTTATAAGAGCCTGGATGGCTTCTCCAAGCCAAGCATCCTTCACTCCAGGTCTTCACCAAGCTTGATTTCTCCCCTAGAGCTTACCAGCCTGCAGAGGCACCCTGAGCACCACCAGTATACTAGGTGTACGGGTGTACAGATGTGCAGACATTGTGACTTCCTCAGCCATCCGACGCTCCCTCTGTGTATCCCAAAACACATACCAATGACATGACACGGCATGAGAAAGGCTTAGAAAGCATGGGTGTGAGTCTGATTGCCTTAAAACCTTTCTAGAGGCCAAACACTCTTCTGAGAagcaaaaataggaaaatgaaatccAGTGGATTTCTATTTTATATCAGGATTCAAAAATTACAGTGAGTACCCATTCTTCATTTAAGAGGAGCATTTTTACAGTACATTTGGTGTTTCCAAAGGCCAAGGATAGAAAAACACTGTTACCAGCACTTAAGTATAGAACGATTCTTGGTCGCCCATTCGCGTAAGAGAATTTTAGACAGAAAAACCCACCTGCCTTTGTATTTCTCCTCCGTTGGCCATATAATAACAACTAGTTTTTGTGGGTGCTACTGTCGCACAGAGGGTGATTCTAGATTATCTAGCTAACTCAATATGAGGTCATTgaaggaatgtgtgtgtgcgtgtgtgtgtgtgtgtgtgtgtgtgtgtgagagagagagagagagagaaacagacagagaaaagagggagggagagatggacaAGGAACTGGAGATGAAGAAAGAAGTAGGCATCCTTTAGAAAGTACTGAAAAGCAAAGAGTGTGACAATAAGGAGTATGAAACTAAGAAATGCAATTAGGATGTTCTTGGTATTATCTTTAAAACCAGACTGATGCCATCGAATACCACCACTCACCAAGGGGAGAGATTTCGAATGGGGAGCCTGACTATGGGTAGAGCATTGGTGATTCACTCCATACACAAACTCCATGACTCACCTGCTAGGCAATGATCCTAGCTCCCGGTGAGCTCATTCTGAAGTTGGGTGATTTATCAGTTCCTAGATCCCTTTGGGATTAAATTTGAACCTTTGGAAATGTCTGAAAGCTgtaatatttccttccttatttttctcaaattaagATGAGGTGGACAAATTATATTGGGGAggttaaaaaatcttttaattatcTGTATTCCTGAAGGAACCATACTTCAATTATACCAATCAGATAATTTCCATAAAGGCAAAAGTAGACTATACTACTAGAAACAACATGAAAAGACTGTGAACCTTGgttcatttgaataaaaattcaaGTTTTATGAAAGTAAAAGACCAATACTTAAACCCTGAGTAACTATCTTATGAGACCTTGGACAATGTCCATATTCATTTTAAGCCTCAATtgtaaaatcatataataatgaTACATCTTTCATAATTTTGtgagtattaaataaattaatgtatgtGAAGGACTCAGTAAACTCTATGGGAAGTCATAAGTGTTCAGAAGATGTTTGCTTAAAAAAtcagaggaaacaaaaaataaattaagccaAAATTTTTCCAAAGTCATACTTGAAAAACAGTTTCAGATTCTACCTTGGTGAATCTATACAAGAAgggaaatgtgttttttattaatGGTAAAACACAAGTTCTCACCAAATTTCAAACTAGAAAACCCTTTTCGAGTCTAATATATCTCATATATTactagatatgtgtgtgtgtaaaacaaaACATAGCAGAAGcaaaaatttctggaaaatgtaTCTACTGCTTCCGGTTTCTCCCAACTTTTGTCCTTTCCAAACCAGCTTTTCCTCCACCACTGAAGCCAGTTCTTTATAGTTTGTCTGTTTATTATTCTACTGATACATACAATGAACGTTTTTCAATTCTTTGTCAGATTTCCTCTGAAACctggaaaaatgtatattgtcTCACTCCTTGTCATCTGATaaaccacactttttttttttcagttttctctcttttcttaatcATGGTAAAAGCATTTCATGTGAGATCGAGCCCgttgacaatttttttaagtgcacaatacagCACTGTTAACTATAGACAAAACGTACAGCAGCGCTCTAGAACTTAGTCATCTTACGTTATGGACCTTTTCTATCCATTGACAAAGAACTCTCATTTCCTCcaccccccagtccctggcaaccacccttctCTTTCTATGAGCCTTTGTTAGATATCTCATTATTCTAGTTAGAATAATGCATATTCATCCTGCTGTagctggcttgtttcacttagtataatgtcctcatgTTATCACatatggcagaatttcctttttttcaaggTTGAGTGATATTTTATTGTAGGTGTATGCCACATTTCCTTTATTCATCACCTATCAATGGGCCTTTAAGTTGCTTCCACATTGTGGCTACTGGAAATAATGATGTAAGGAACATGAAGACGCAGATAGCTCTTctagatcctgatttcaattcttttggatatatatccagaagtgagatttgtatggtagttctattttcattttctgaggaacctctataatgttttccacagcagctatgCCATGTTATATTCCTACCAATTAAGTACAAGGCAATTTCTCAACAACCCTACCAACACTAACCCTTGCTTTGAATTTCTCAAGGCCTTACAACTTATTATTTGAATCATCCTCAATCTAAACATCTGAGGTCATCTAATTTAACATGATCATttaaacagatgaggaaactaagtctcTTGACCTTAAGTAATTCCCTCGGTTTccctctataaataaataaaagaacatcaCTGTCTTCACTAACAATAATACCCACAGACACTTAATTAGGGTCACTCATATTGTTCCCAGCACTTTGTGTAGGAGTGTGCATGTGCgtgtaatttttatgtatttatgtatgatatattttataaatgttatatattatacatatacttatacatacatttaattttcataacaatCCTGTGAcgtaagtattattattattattttcaaaggaGGAAACCAAAATATAGAGAGATTGGGCACCTTCCTCAAGGTCACCCACTGCGTAAGTGGAAGAACCATACTTTGATCCCAGGGACACAACCATGAATTGgcacttcttcccttctctgctctAAGCATAAATATACTGACTGCATCTCCCAGGAATGCATGAAACCTGGATCCAAATGGATCCAGCCAAAAGGAAGTTGTGACAAGAGGACCAAGAGAGGGAGATCTGAGCACTTAAGTGTCCCTGTCgttgctttctcctctctttggTACCATGTCTCAAACAGCAGATGCAACCGtctctctctggctccctccAGTCAGCCCCTCATCCACAGTCTTGCTCCCATTGGACTCCTACAACTCCCCATGTTCCTTCAGACTTAGAGGTGCTGATAAGATTGCACTCTTGTTAGTTTCTAGATGCCTCACTATTCTTTGCTTGTTTACATCTCTTCAATTGAATTATATAGGCTTATTCTCAGGAATCTgatcagtaattctcaaattcCATTGCAAGTcatctcattttttgtttgtgtttttgaaaatcaaatgCTTTGGGAATTTGTTAGTAAGTAAGATcacttctatttatttaagtgaGAGTGGGTGCATTCTAAGGCCTTTGGATAAATGAAGCACTCAAGACAGGATTTAAAGAATGGACAAGATTATTATTCCTAGAAATGAGGAAATGATCTGTAAGGTGCATGGATCTTTACTATCTGCTTAAAATATTAACCCTACACTTTATCCATGTGATCAAAATTATATATCTTAAGTGAGATATGTGTGgatatgaggaagaaaaaaaatctcttgacaACTGTCAGGTGAGATCTGGTCTAACGCTGAAAGCTAAGTTGTAGCATCATATCAATAATATTACTGATATATCAGTAATTTCACAGAGCACCAACATGAGAACAGTTTACTTGGTAATGTTAATGAAGCAAGACAAAAAGAGTCACTCAGTGATAATGTTGGAGATCTAGACAAAATCAAGAATGCTGTGTCTAAACCACAAAAATGGTCAAATATCCTTTTCATCTGGCTAATACAAGTGACTGTTGCTTCTTTACCAATTAAAGCTTTAGCCTGACTCCAATTTGCCCATGTTCTAAATAAGAGCCATTAGCATATCAAATCATAAAAACACAGCCGCTCGATGACAGCACTTAATTCAGAGTGCAATCATGCTGTATTGAACCCTACCCTAAATAACTTCACAGGATGAAATTCCATATCAAACTTGATACCTAAGCCCCCTTATTGAGATGGACCTGTTTCCCATGGTGTTCAACCTCCCTTGTTGAAATGAGCAACAGTAACACAACTTTGACTAGAGTTTCTTCCTGGTGGTCATTGCATGGAGAACCCTGATAGATGAAATGGTGTGAATTctggaatttatttcaaaataacttttggGGGCCAGTGGATGGGGTAAGAAGTACGGATAAAATCTATCTGACCATTAATGTAGACACCAAAGCTGGACAATTGTTGTTAGGGTAGGGATTATTCTAtcaaaacttctcattttgtttatatttgaaaatgtccctactaaaaatatttactaataataattcatttactAAAAGgataaagatgttttaaaatttgtaagtAGTCATATTAGTTGGGGGGTTAAAATATCAATACATCTCTATTAAAAGTATTATCATAGAGGCCAGGAAACCtgtatgaaggaaaaataaaagacatagattttttgaagaaaggaataaaaatatatttcacaaataATGTGATCAGCAAAACCCAAggaaatcaatgaatcagaatAGTAAAATGTCACCAGAAATGTCACTCTTATTTACTAGAAATGTCAAAAACATAATGgggtggagcacctgggtggtgcattggttgagggtccaactctaggtttcagctcaggtcatgatcatagggttgtgagatcgaaccctctTTGAGGCTCCATGTTCAatgcagaatctgcttaagactctctctccctcttcctctgcccccccaaaataaataaatctttaaaaaaacaaaatgggaaaatctATTAACAATATTGTGAGATCTATTATATATGCGTGTATTGAACTAagacatacattaaaaatattcaaataaaaaagcactaaagaaataatagaaataataataatcacctatgttgtttttttcttttagctcattttattcaaattattccctaattactaaaaattatttttaaaacatttatttattttatttatattattttatttatcaggtAGCTCAGAGTCTAATAAGAGAGATAGACAAGGAAAACACATATTATAATATAGCATGAAAAATATAACAATGACATGGAAGACACAAAGTATCCTGAGTAATAATCAATCAGCATCCTTCCTTTTTTGAGGGATCAGGTGAAGAGAAAATTGTGtgtattttgtgaaaattttacCAAGATGTTAACTTTTGACCTTGTACTAAGAAGATGAGAGAGACAAGGCTGTGGGAAAGTATGTCAGTGACACAGAATATGCAAAGACAAGACGTACAGCCACACTCAATGAAGGAAAGGAATTTTGTGGTGGATAGGGaaggaaaaagcaggaaaaattagaaaagacagTC is a window from the Ursus arctos isolate Adak ecotype North America unplaced genomic scaffold, UrsArc2.0 scaffold_23, whole genome shotgun sequence genome containing:
- the LOC113246389 gene encoding olfactory receptor 1038, producing MADVNITYVTEFILKGVTDRPVLQAPCFVVFFIIYLVTVLGNLGLIILIRIDARLHTPMYYFLSHLAFVDLCYSSAITPKMMVNFVVECNTIPFHACATQLGCFLTFMITECFLLASMAYDRYVAICSPLHYSTLMSRKLCIQLVAVPYIYSFLVALFHTIITFRLTYCGPNVINHFYCDDLPLLALSCSDTHIKEILIFAFAGFDMICSSSIVLTSYIFIIAAIRRIRSTQGRRRAISTCGSHMVAVTIFYGTLIFMYLQPKSNHSMDTDKMASVFYTVVIPMLNPLIYSLRNKEVKNASKKALDKGCETLKLLKLRK